A window of Punica granatum isolate Tunisia-2019 chromosome 8, ASM765513v2, whole genome shotgun sequence genomic DNA:
TAATTTAGCATTTTGTGAATATTTTTCCCCATTTTTGTGTTTGATCTACAGTCTTGATGGAGATTGTTGTTCATGCCTTGACTCCATTTCAGTGGTGTTCATCTTCCTTGGTCATTGTTTGGCTTGTGTGTTCGGGAGATTCTTCTTCTGTATTTCATCATGCCATTGAAACTCGCAATGAGAAATGCCCCGGAAAGTAACTTGTGCCGATAACATATGCGGGATCATTGTGATCTTCAAATTGATTAACTAATTGATCCAATCCTAGTTGACATGACCAAACTACGACCGGAACTAATGTTCACAAAACTGAATAAAAGGTTGAAGTCTGTTTGAGGATGTGTTAAAACAGCCTAAAAATGAATGCCCTAAGATTGttgattttgaaaagttaATAATAAGGTGCAGATTTAAAGTTCGATTTGATCTCTAAAAGCCTTTGATTCAGGTAGTTATCACATCGGACCGAATACATTAATTACTTCTCATGGCCTCCTAATAAGATTCGAAATTAAAGATCTCAAGAAGATGAGCAAACTATCTTACTATTCGAGATGGTGCACTTGCATACGTCTGCTTTGCCCGTTAAGTTTCATAGTCAAGGTCAAGAGAAAAGTTTTGTGGGTGAAAGTGATATAAAAAGGTTCTTGAGGGGTTTAGATGAATACATGCTTTTACATTATGACGTCATAAATGACTTCGTGTGTTTCCCACAAGAATCAACACTTAAACGACGCCGTTCCGGGCTTCATGTTCATCTTCTCTCCCGTGGCCGCGACAGCCTCTCTGTTCACCTAATAGCCCGCAGTTGCAGAGCAAAGGCGAAGAGCTGGGCTCACTCCGTCGACTTGCCGGCCGACCGACCGACCGACCGACCGACCAACCCAGAGAGAGATGTCGTTCACACTGAGGAGCGTGAAGGTGCCGCCCAACTCGGCTACCCTGGAGGAGGCGAGGAGCCGGGTGTTCGACTTCTTCAGGGCCGCCTGCAGATCCATCCCCACGATCATGGATATCTACAACCTCGACGACGTCGTCTCCAAGTCCCAGCTCCGCTCCGTCATCTCCTCCGAGATCCGCAAGAACGCCCACGTCACTAATCCCAAGGTCTGCCCCCGCCATCTTGACATGTGATACGATTCTGCTTCAATTTAGCTTGTTGACTTCTTTTCAGGGCGTTTGGTTGCTAGAAATTGATTCGTGAAAAAGTATGTCTGCGAGTGTTTTATGCCGGTGCGGACTCCTCGGAACAGTCCGTATGCTGGGCGTGTAATCTTAATTGGTGTGAAATTGTCGCAAGCTCGTGTTTCGGTAGGGCATTTGCCCCGTATTGGAgaattattgtttcaaattTTCGTCTAGGTAGCTTCTAAGTTGGATTAGGAGGATCAAATTCTAATTTTTCTGTTTGCTTCTAGGTGAAAAGTATAGGATTATCTGCAATCTTGTATGTCTTTTCGATTTACAAGGAAGAAAAATTCATTGGCTGCCTCTGGCTCATCTCATGGCAGTATCAACACCCGATTTATGCAATGAAAGATTCGTCTTTCCTCCTCCCAAGTTGTTTATTCATGCCGTATCTGTTGGGAAAGAGTGACAAAGATAATTTATTTCTTATCAAAAATTGATGAGATGTTTCACTTGAGTTACAATCTGTAGAGGGGATCGACTTGCATTATAGTGTCGGGGTAATATGGCCAATCCGATTGTTCACTTGAGTTACAATCTGTAGAGGGGATTGACTTGCATTATAGTGTCAGGGTAATATGGCCAATCCGATTGTTCCCA
This region includes:
- the LOC116188015 gene encoding NADH dehydrogenase [ubiquinone] 1 alpha subcomplex subunit 6 encodes the protein MSFTLRSVKVPPNSATLEEARSRVFDFFRAACRSIPTIMDIYNLDDVVSKSQLRSVISSEIRKNAHVTNPKVIDMLLFKGMEELNDIAEHAKQRHHIIGQYVLGRQGLVQDLGTKDKGMSDFLKNFYKSNYF